CGGTCCGACTGGCCCCAAAACTGTCCAGCTCGCGGTGGTGATGCATGACCACATGTTGACCAACGGCCAACCAGATCTTGCATATGCCTTTGGGATCGTCTTTCTCAGTGGTGTGCTCATGCTGGCTCTGGCCCTCTTTCGCATTGGAAAATTTATCTACTTGACGCCCTATTCCGTCATTTCCGGTTTCATGTGCGGGATAGGTGCAATTGTCATGATCATCGAGTTCAACCCATTTGTCGGGCTCCCCACCCTGTCTTCGGTTCGGGAAGCATTGATGGCCATTCCTTCCTCTGCCATGAACGCCAACCCCCAAGCTTTGCTGGTGTCTTGTGTAACGCTCGGGACTATTATCATCTGGCCAAAAATTACCAGGGTGTTGTGGCTACCTGGCCCGTTAATTGGTCTCGGGGTGGGAACTGCCGTGGCCAACATATTTGCGTTAGATATTGACTACATTCCGCATGTTCCCACTGGCCTGCCTGAGATCTACTTGCCCTCCATATCGCAATTTTATGAGATGCTCGGTCCGGCCGCTGCGCTGGCTGGCCTGGCGGTCTACGACTCGCTTTTGACGTGTGTCGTCATCGATCAAATGTCGGAGTCGCGGCATAACAGTAATCAAGAAATTTGGGGGCAGGGGCTCGCGAATATAACAGCTGGCCTATTAGGTGGATTGACCACTGCAACAGCAACGATGCGAAGTGTCGCAGCAATCCAATGTGGCGCCAAGACCGTCACAGCGCCGGTGGTGCATGGGTTGGTCTTGCTCTCGCTGGTACTCGGTTTGGCACCCCTCGCATCGTATATTCCGATGGCTGCCCTAGCGGGAATCCTGTTCAAGGTCGGCTACGACATTTTGGATTTTCGAGTCTTTCCTATCCTCCATCGGATGGATACATCTTCGAAAATTACGTTTTGGACGGTGCTCTTTCTGACGGTTTGGGAAGACCTTCTGGTGGCGGTTGGTGTCGGCCTCGCCATTGCGTTCTTTTTGTTCGTCCATGATATGAGCGAACTGTGGAAGCCCAAGCTCAAAGGACTGGCCGAGTCTCAAAGTACCGCTAAAGAATCCATCCCACACCACTTGAAGAAGCAAATTGCGATCATCGAACCGGAAGGGCCGATGTTTTTCGGCATTGCCGATACGATGTACAGGCAGATCGATAGACTGGCGCACTACAAAGTACTGATCATCTCGTTCCGTTACGTGCCGATCATCGACCTCTCGGGCGCATTCGCGGTCGAAGACATGGTCATAATGGCGGGGAAACGACGGACAAAAGTTATTGTCAAAGGCATGAACCCAGCCGTTCGACGAGCCCTCACCGAGTTGAAGATCATCGAGAGTATCGGTGAAGAGAACATTGCCGATGATATTGATGGCGCTTTAAAAAAATCACTTGATTACCTCGCAGATCAATTCCTTGGATCAACCAACGATGACTGATCGTCCTCGAAAAGACAACAGAGCCTCCCGTTTCTTCCATGTCAGTGGTTGTTCTGTTATTGTCACCTTTGGGTTGCCTTCCCTTTCGAGGATTGACCATGACGACACAGGATAAAAACCAGAACGAGCCTACGGTTTCAGCATTCATGAACCGAAATCCCATCACGGCACATAAGAACATGACGTTACGCGCAGCATCGGAGATCATGAGTCTCTATAAGGTTGGGGCGCTGCTAGTCGTGAATGATGAGAATCGGTACGTTGGAATTATTTCCGACAAGCGTATCACGCGGGAAGCCTTAGCCAAGGGAAGAGATCCAGCAACAACAGAGATTCAGGCCGTGATGAGAAAAGACCCTGTTAGCATCGACTGTCATGAGCCAGTCCGCAACGCTCAAGCCGTGATGAAGGTCAATGGCGTGAGGTACCTGGTCGTCAAAGATGGGGAAGAAATTGTCGGAATTCTCTCCTTGAGCGATCTGATAAGATTCTACACGTCATTTTATGAATAACGTGGCGTGACACCCTCGAGTTCTCATACGGCTCACGGCTCGTACGTCGCCCTGACCTCAACTCCATGAATTCTTGTTCGAACTTGATGCCGACATTACAGATTGCGTGTTGCCTATAGCCAACACTCCTGGGATGACCAGGTACCCTGCATGGGTCTTTTGCTGTCCGTATCAGATGAGCGATGGGTCTTTCGGTTCCGACCATCCATGGATGGAAGACCTGATCCCGCATTTCATACTTGACGCACTCCTCACCCCCATATTATTCATTGTGCCGCAGGTAGGCAGATGGCAATGTTGCCTCTTCTTGAAGGCTCTGTTTTAGGGAGAGTCAGGACGCCGAATTATTTTCCTGTCATGGCCGTAGGGCGACTCGCAGTCGATTGAGAGGCCGGTCGCAGTACAAGCCAACCATTTGGTTCCACACCGAATGGTTGGCTTTTATTTTGTAAACGCGCTGGTGAGGTGTCGATGCTCCTGTGTGTGCTAGTCCCGTTGCTCCCACTGATCGCCGCGTTGATCGTCATCAGCGGTGACGACTCGACTCTTCACCGCCGCGCGAAGCTCGCGGCGTGGCCGATCGGCTTGGCCTTCGGGTGTGCCCTGGCCACAATCTACGTGGTCACCATGAACGGTCCACTCGTGTTTCGACTCTATGACCCGACGATACCCATGGGGTTCACCATCCCCCTCGGCTTCTACGTTGACCGATTGAGCGCAGTGATGATGACGTTGATCTCCGGGATCGGCACGATTATCTATACCTATTCCGTCGAGTATATGTATCAAGACGCGCACCAGCGTCGATACCTCGCGCTGATTGGGATTACGGTGTTCGTCCTCCTCTGCCTGGTCTCCAGCGCGAATCTTCTGATGCTCTTCGTGCTCTGGCAGGTGCTCAGCTACCTCCTGTATATCCTGGTTCACAATCACGGCCACCGTGACACGTTGGAGAGCGCGTTTCGCACATTTACCCTACTACGGGTCGGTGATGTCGCCTTCATGGGTGGGATCGCCCTAGCGTACGCGCTCTACGGAACGTTGGAATTTCCGGATCTGTTTACCGTCGCGGCGCACTCGACGGCAACCGTGTCTCCGTTTCCCGGTATCGAGCTCGAGGGCCATACGGCCGTCACGCTCTTGCTGCTGGTCGGAGGGATGAGCAAGTCCGCTCAATTCCCGTTCTACGTCTGGCTCCCTCGCTACCTCTACGCGCCGACATCCGTCACAGCTTTATTGCATGCGGGTATCATCAATGCTGCCGGATTTCTCATCAACCGCATGGCTCCCCTGTTCGGAATGAGTTCGACGACGCTCCACATCACGCTTTTCATCGGGACGCTGACCGCTGTTGCCGGGGCGACCATGATGCTGGTCCAGAACGACATCAAGAACATGCTTGGATTCTCCACGATCGGTCAAATGGGCTACATGGTCATGGAGTGTGGCTTAGGAGCCTTTTCTCTTGCCGTGTTCCATCTGATCGCGCATGGACTGTTCAAGGCGACGGTGTTCTTGAACTGCGGGAATGTTATTCACAAGGCGAGACATGAGCCATCGCTTCCCCATCTCGGGCATCAGGCCGATGAAATACGTTACTCTCCTCTCACCTGGACCACCGGATTCATCACGACCCTCCTGATCCCGCTCCTCATTCTCTTGGCGACGCACGGTGTGTTGGAGATTCCTCTGTTGGAATCCCAAGGAACCGTCATCTTTCTCTTTTCATCTGGATCACGTCCTCACAAGCGATTCTCACTCTGACGCGGCTGCGCGCAGTCGCCTCATGGAAAGTGTCGGCCGCGATGTTAGTCACCCTCTTGTTTATCGTGTTCGTGTATCTGTTCGCCGTCGAAACGTTCACGGCATTCCTGTACCCAAACCCCGAGGAAGTGGCCTCGTACTTCAAAGCTGCCGAGCTCCCCACCTGGCTGTTCGATCTCATGCTGGTCGTCTCGACGCAGCTGACGATTGCAGGGTGGATCTACCTGTACTTGCGTGCGCATGGTCGAACCATATGGAGCCCGCCGTGGATCGACCATCTACGCGTTCGTCTGTACGTCTTAGTTCTCAATCGACTCTATGTCGATTCGGTGTTGCATCGAGCAGGGCGAGTGCTGACCTCCACGATCCAGCGTGTGGATAAGTATGCTCGGGAACGAGCACTCTGAGTCACAGATGATGGACGCTGGAGATATGGCTCACGGCACCCAGCACGGGACACATGTGCCTCTCAAGACAGTGCGTGAACGCACGCCTCGTGAACCGACCGTCTTGACGAACATGAAGACACCGTATTAATGGTTACCCTGCCGTTCGTCCGAGTCGGATCCGGGGCGAGCCAACGGAGCAAGAAAATGAACGTTGTTCAACGACAAGGAGAGATGCCGTGTTGCCGTCGCTCATGCTGAGCGTGCCGCTCTTTCTGCTCCTCGCCTCG
The sequence above is drawn from the Nitrospira sp. genome and encodes:
- a CDS encoding SulP family inorganic anion transporter: MSSEPNVFMKYLNEFNPWPRIRMMGTNVTQDVMAGITVAFIALPLALGFGVASGLGAITGMWGAIAGGVVGGLFGGSNNGVSGPTGPKTVQLAVVMHDHMLTNGQPDLAYAFGIVFLSGVLMLALALFRIGKFIYLTPYSVISGFMCGIGAIVMIIEFNPFVGLPTLSSVREALMAIPSSAMNANPQALLVSCVTLGTIIIWPKITRVLWLPGPLIGLGVGTAVANIFALDIDYIPHVPTGLPEIYLPSISQFYEMLGPAAALAGLAVYDSLLTCVVIDQMSESRHNSNQEIWGQGLANITAGLLGGLTTATATMRSVAAIQCGAKTVTAPVVHGLVLLSLVLGLAPLASYIPMAALAGILFKVGYDILDFRVFPILHRMDTSSKITFWTVLFLTVWEDLLVAVGVGLAIAFFLFVHDMSELWKPKLKGLAESQSTAKESIPHHLKKQIAIIEPEGPMFFGIADTMYRQIDRLAHYKVLIISFRYVPIIDLSGAFAVEDMVIMAGKRRTKVIVKGMNPAVRRALTELKIIESIGEENIADDIDGALKKSLDYLADQFLGSTNDD
- a CDS encoding CBS domain-containing protein translates to MTTQDKNQNEPTVSAFMNRNPITAHKNMTLRAASEIMSLYKVGALLVVNDENRYVGIISDKRITREALAKGRDPATTEIQAVMRKDPVSIDCHEPVRNAQAVMKVNGVRYLVVKDGEEIVGILSLSDLIRFYTSFYE
- a CDS encoding NADH-quinone oxidoreductase subunit L; its protein translation is MLLCVLVPLLPLIAALIVISGDDSTLHRRAKLAAWPIGLAFGCALATIYVVTMNGPLVFRLYDPTIPMGFTIPLGFYVDRLSAVMMTLISGIGTIIYTYSVEYMYQDAHQRRYLALIGITVFVLLCLVSSANLLMLFVLWQVLSYLLYILVHNHGHRDTLESAFRTFTLLRVGDVAFMGGIALAYALYGTLEFPDLFTVAAHSTATVSPFPGIELEGHTAVTLLLLVGGMSKSAQFPFYVWLPRYLYAPTSVTALLHAGIINAAGFLINRMAPLFGMSSTTLHITLFIGTLTAVAGATMMLVQNDIKNMLGFSTIGQMGYMVMECGLGAFSLAVFHLIAHGLFKATVFLNCGNVIHKARHEPSLPHLGHQADEIRYSPLTWTTGFITTLLIPLLILLATHGVLEIPLLESQGTVIFLFSSGSRPHKRFSL